From Planctomycetota bacterium, the proteins below share one genomic window:
- a CDS encoding PilT/PilU family type 4a pilus ATPase, translated as MSSAAGSVAGVSIDELEKTSAGIDRGADVQEVHVEEHSSRRYTLEKFLKTSIKLGASDIHLQTGSTPMMRIDGRARFLDVDEMENDLMEQYVKQLVTEEEKIKNLHELGSCDTSYALPDGTARFRVATFHSRGELAIVMRRIVTKIPNFEDLNLPSQIENLSDVHRGLILVSGTTGSGKSTSLAAVIGKINRTRNERIITVEDPIEFQHEDKKSLVSQVEVGSDTESYGHALRAAMRQDPDVLLVGEIRDTFSLSTALRAADTGHLVFTTVHATNAPMTIERVVSLFDPNQRELMQTQLATNLVSVVCQRLAKRRDGKGRVPVVEIMQATPLVRKYILEGEFEKLKGTVGNKEAGSQSFDQHLTELFQKQIIDVNEAKRLASNVDALNMALRGIGNSDTRLR; from the coding sequence ATGTCCAGTGCAGCAGGCAGTGTCGCCGGCGTTTCGATTGACGAACTCGAGAAAACCTCCGCCGGCATTGATCGCGGGGCTGACGTGCAAGAGGTACATGTCGAGGAGCATTCCTCACGCCGCTACACGCTGGAGAAGTTCCTCAAGACCTCCATCAAGCTCGGTGCCTCCGACATCCACCTGCAGACCGGCAGCACGCCGATGATGCGCATCGACGGCCGCGCTCGCTTCCTCGACGTCGACGAGATGGAAAACGACTTGATGGAGCAGTATGTCAAGCAGCTGGTCACCGAGGAAGAGAAGATCAAGAACCTGCACGAGCTCGGCTCTTGCGACACGAGCTACGCCTTGCCCGACGGGACGGCCCGCTTCCGCGTGGCGACCTTTCACAGTCGCGGCGAGCTCGCGATCGTCATGCGGCGGATCGTGACAAAGATCCCCAACTTCGAGGACCTGAACCTTCCGTCGCAGATCGAGAATCTCTCCGACGTCCACCGCGGCTTGATCCTCGTCTCGGGCACGACCGGCTCGGGTAAGTCGACGTCCCTCGCGGCGGTCATCGGCAAGATCAACCGCACCCGCAACGAACGCATCATCACCGTCGAAGACCCGATCGAGTTCCAGCACGAGGACAAGAAATCACTCGTGTCCCAGGTCGAGGTTGGCTCCGACACCGAGAGCTATGGCCATGCGCTTCGTGCCGCGATGCGTCAGGACCCAGACGTGCTGCTTGTGGGTGAGATCCGTGACACGTTCAGCCTGTCGACCGCGCTGCGGGCGGCGGACACCGGTCACCTCGTCTTCACCACCGTCCACGCGACCAACGCGCCAATGACGATCGAGCGTGTGGTGTCGCTCTTCGACCCGAACCAACGCGAGCTGATGCAGACGCAGCTCGCGACGAACCTCGTGTCGGTGGTGTGTCAGCGCCTCGCCAAGCGGCGCGACGGCAAGGGTCGCGTGCCGGTCGTCGAGATCATGCAGGCGACGCCGCTGGTGCGCAAGTACATTCTCGAAGGCGAGTTCGAGAAGCTCAAGGGCACGGTCGGCAACAAGGAAGCCGGCAGCCAGAGCTTCGACCAACACCTCACCGAGTTGTTCCAGAAGCAGATCATCGACGTCAACGAAGCCAAGCGTCTGGCCAGCAACGTCGACGCATTGAACATGGCCCTACGCGGCATCGGCAACAGCGACACGCGGTTGCGATGA
- a CDS encoding shikimate kinase produces the protein MALPKVLSLIGMPGSGKSTIAGILTDRFDMPLIDVDTVIKQRHDDTPLGDILKQLGRETFLDAEADAVRSLRPTSAIIAPGGSVIYRADAMAHLTRLGPVVYLELSLDELTPRLGDLAARGVAGNEGGLPALYAERTPLYAKFATHTVSAAGTDPQATANAVVAAIADAVATG, from the coding sequence ATGGCCCTGCCCAAAGTTCTGTCCCTGATCGGCATGCCCGGCAGCGGGAAGTCGACCATCGCCGGCATCCTCACCGACCGGTTCGACATGCCGCTGATCGACGTCGACACGGTCATCAAGCAGCGTCACGACGACACGCCGCTGGGCGACATCCTCAAGCAACTCGGCCGAGAGACGTTTCTCGACGCCGAGGCCGACGCGGTGCGATCGCTGCGGCCGACATCGGCGATCATCGCGCCGGGCGGAAGCGTGATCTACCGCGCCGATGCCATGGCACACCTGACCCGGCTCGGGCCGGTGGTGTATCTCGAACTCTCGCTCGACGAACTCACCCCGCGGCTGGGCGACCTGGCGGCGCGCGGCGTCGCCGGCAACGAGGGCGGCCTGCCCGCACTTTACGCCGAGCGGACCCCGCTGTACGCCAAGTTCGCCACGCACACCGTCAGCGCCGCCGGCACCGATCCGCAGGCCACCGCCAATGCCGTGGTCGCGGCCATCGCGGACGCCGTCGCCACCGGCTAA
- a CDS encoding sulfatase-like hydrolase/transferase produces MCDQLRGQVLGDDPNAVTPNLGRLAQRGRTFTSCFTHYPICTPARGGIVTGMHAHANGCRVQGDLLPPWNRTIAHHFNDAGYRTGWVGKWHLGSVSGVDGWQAGADYWVHPHLRGGFADWIGFEASNHYYRTRYSVGDEMWPPRELHGFQTDALTDLFLEHLRTLGDEPWFQVLSLEAPHPGMDEHGVYRHPAPLLWEAMFDPDALELRGNVPPETEPAARKMLAGYYAQIANLDHNIGRVLDAIDDDTIVVFFSDHGEMGGSHGRFEKSCVYDEALRVPLIIRAPGLTPGPRTELASLLDVVPTTCGLAGVDCPEVHGIDLNADTRDHVLVQWLGKALVGIGDFEFRAIRTATHTYAQSNVPEHRALFDNVADPLQLKNRYGESTELAEHLREACAAVGDSWG; encoded by the coding sequence ATGTGCGATCAGTTGCGTGGGCAGGTGCTGGGTGATGATCCGAACGCGGTGACGCCGAATCTGGGTCGGTTGGCTCAGCGTGGGCGAACATTTACCTCGTGCTTTACGCACTATCCGATCTGCACGCCGGCGCGAGGGGGGATCGTGACCGGGATGCACGCACATGCCAACGGGTGTCGGGTGCAGGGTGATTTGTTGCCGCCGTGGAACCGGACGATCGCGCACCACTTCAACGACGCCGGGTATCGCACGGGTTGGGTGGGCAAATGGCATCTGGGCAGCGTGTCGGGCGTGGACGGTTGGCAAGCCGGGGCGGACTACTGGGTGCATCCGCACCTGCGGGGCGGCTTCGCCGACTGGATCGGCTTCGAGGCGTCCAACCACTACTACCGAACGCGCTACAGCGTCGGCGACGAAATGTGGCCGCCACGCGAGCTGCACGGTTTCCAAACCGACGCCCTGACCGACCTGTTCCTCGAACACCTGCGGACCCTCGGCGACGAGCCGTGGTTCCAGGTGCTGAGTCTCGAGGCCCCGCACCCCGGCATGGATGAACACGGCGTCTACCGCCACCCCGCGCCGCTGCTGTGGGAGGCTATGTTTGACCCGGATGCGTTGGAGCTGCGTGGCAACGTCCCGCCCGAGACCGAGCCGGCGGCGCGCAAGATGCTCGCGGGTTACTACGCCCAGATCGCGAACCTCGACCACAACATCGGCCGGGTGCTCGACGCGATCGACGACGACACGATCGTCGTGTTCTTCAGCGACCACGGCGAGATGGGCGGCAGCCATGGCCGGTTCGAGAAGTCGTGCGTGTATGACGAAGCGTTGCGGGTGCCGTTGATCATTCGCGCTCCCGGCCTTACGCCCGGACCGCGGACCGAGTTGGCGAGCCTCCTCGACGTCGTCCCGACCACCTGCGGGCTTGCCGGCGTCGACTGCCCCGAGGTTCACGGCATCGACCTCAACGCCGACACGCGCGACCACGTCCTGGTCCAATGGCTCGGCAAAGCGCTGGTCGGCATCGGCGACTTCGAGTTCCGCGCCATCCGCACCGCCACGCACACCTACGCCCAGAGCAACGTCCCCGAGCACCGCGCGCTCTTCGACAACGTCGCCGACCCGCTGCAGTTGAAGAACCGATACGGTGAGTCGACCGAGTTGGCCGAGCACCTGCGCGAAGCGTGTGCGGCGGTGGGCGACAGTTGGGGTTGA
- a CDS encoding ATP-binding protein: MSDLEDTHAQLQIESNAKAIAGVRKRAEAMASAAGYDERTVGEIGLCINEALANVIRHAYHNVPGQPIVITLDVDESRFQTVIRDWGSGDLPDPNADHVRDQFAPGGLGLLCLRRLMDEVRYQLQPDGMKLTMRREKNPA, encoded by the coding sequence ATGAGCGACCTCGAAGACACGCACGCGCAGCTGCAGATCGAAAGCAACGCCAAGGCGATCGCCGGCGTTCGCAAGCGCGCCGAGGCGATGGCCAGCGCGGCGGGCTACGACGAGCGGACCGTCGGCGAGATCGGCCTGTGCATCAACGAAGCCCTCGCCAACGTCATCCGCCACGCCTATCACAACGTCCCGGGCCAACCGATCGTGATCACGCTCGATGTCGATGAGAGTCGCTTCCAAACCGTGATCCGCGACTGGGGAAGTGGCGACCTGCCCGACCCCAACGCCGACCACGTCCGGGACCAGTTCGCCCCCGGCGGCCTCGGCCTGCTGTGCCTGCGCCGCCTCATGGATGAAGTTCGCTACCAACTCCAACCCGACGGAATGAAATTGACGATGCGACGAGAGAAAAACCCCGCATGA
- a CDS encoding aldo/keto reductase, translated as MSTSQTSTDKLRWGILATGNIAKAFAGHLPKSDTGVLTAVASRSLEKAEAFAKEFGDGVQAFGSYEALLESDACDAVYIATPHNSHLEFGLKTIASGKHVLCEKPLTPNHGDSMRLVDAAEQAGVTLVEAFMYRCHPLVEKLVDLIRGGEIGDVQVIDAAFSFRGPSDPTHRLMNPDLAGGGILDVGAYTVSISRLIAGVANDKPFADPVDVQGFGHIGASGVDEYAIGMLKFDGGDKPDILAQLRTGVRMAGRNGVRIQGTHGWIHLDNPFIPARDGGTETIIVHTKDGERAVDVTSTKPLYAHEADIFAAAIDNDGCPPHPAQSTTDTLGNMKTLDAWRRKIGLKYPFEQIDNVEPTTVTHGDRIPTGKIVGLDKPMTRLVMGVDNQPSFADAAAVFDVYWAIGGNAFDTAHIYGRQNSLQLGAWIKSRGVREDTVLISKGGHTPFCYPKDIRRQLEQQLDWLQTDHADIYMLHRDNEDLPVGELVDVLDELAGEGRMTVYGASNWSLDRVKAANEYAATNGRRPFRVVSNNLSLADLIVPMWDGCLTARGDDWANYLAESGIANLSWSSQARGFFVPDRDLDEPELKRCWVSEDNLERRRRAFELAEKKGVSPINVAAAWVLGRPFESYALIGPRNLRELRSSVTALGVTLTEAEMKWLDLNDE; from the coding sequence ATGAGCACAAGTCAGACGAGCACGGACAAACTGCGTTGGGGAATTCTTGCGACCGGCAACATCGCCAAAGCCTTCGCCGGACACTTGCCCAAGTCCGACACGGGCGTCCTCACCGCGGTTGCGAGCCGATCGCTCGAGAAGGCCGAAGCGTTCGCCAAGGAGTTCGGCGACGGCGTTCAGGCTTTCGGTTCCTACGAAGCGCTGCTCGAGTCCGATGCGTGCGACGCGGTCTACATCGCGACCCCGCACAACTCGCACCTGGAGTTCGGGCTCAAGACGATTGCCAGCGGTAAGCATGTGCTCTGCGAAAAACCTCTTACGCCCAACCACGGCGACTCGATGCGGTTGGTCGATGCGGCCGAGCAGGCGGGCGTGACGCTGGTGGAAGCGTTCATGTACCGCTGCCATCCGCTGGTCGAAAAGCTCGTGGACCTCATTCGTGGCGGGGAGATCGGCGACGTGCAGGTCATCGACGCGGCGTTCAGCTTTCGCGGGCCGAGCGATCCGACGCACCGCCTGATGAACCCCGACCTCGCCGGCGGTGGCATCCTCGACGTCGGGGCGTACACCGTGTCGATCTCCCGGCTCATCGCCGGCGTGGCGAACGACAAGCCTTTTGCCGACCCGGTCGACGTGCAGGGGTTCGGTCACATCGGCGCGAGCGGCGTCGACGAGTACGCCATCGGTATGCTGAAGTTCGATGGCGGCGACAAGCCTGACATCCTCGCGCAGCTCCGCACCGGCGTGCGCATGGCCGGCCGCAACGGCGTGCGCATCCAAGGCACTCACGGTTGGATTCACCTCGACAACCCGTTCATCCCCGCCCGCGACGGCGGCACCGAAACGATCATCGTCCACACCAAGGACGGCGAACGTGCCGTCGACGTGACCAGCACCAAGCCGCTCTACGCCCATGAGGCCGACATCTTCGCCGCAGCGATCGATAACGACGGCTGCCCGCCGCACCCGGCCCAATCAACCACCGACACGCTCGGCAACATGAAGACCCTCGACGCCTGGCGGCGCAAGATCGGCCTGAAGTACCCGTTCGAGCAAATCGACAACGTCGAGCCGACCACCGTCACACATGGCGACCGCATTCCGACCGGGAAGATCGTCGGGCTCGACAAGCCGATGACCCGGCTCGTGATGGGCGTCGACAACCAGCCGAGCTTCGCCGATGCCGCCGCGGTGTTCGACGTGTACTGGGCGATCGGTGGCAACGCGTTCGACACGGCCCACATCTACGGTCGGCAAAACTCGCTGCAACTAGGTGCGTGGATCAAAAGCCGCGGTGTCCGAGAAGACACCGTGCTCATCAGCAAAGGCGGACACACGCCGTTCTGTTATCCGAAGGACATCCGGCGACAGCTTGAGCAGCAGTTGGACTGGTTGCAAACCGACCACGCCGACATCTACATGCTCCACCGCGACAACGAAGACCTTCCCGTCGGTGAACTGGTCGACGTGCTGGACGAGTTGGCCGGAGAAGGGCGGATGACCGTGTATGGCGCGAGCAACTGGTCGCTTGACCGCGTGAAAGCGGCGAACGAGTACGCCGCGACGAATGGCCGGCGTCCGTTCCGCGTGGTGAGCAACAACCTCTCGCTGGCCGATCTGATCGTGCCGATGTGGGACGGTTGTCTCACCGCCAGGGGTGACGATTGGGCAAACTACCTCGCGGAGTCGGGCATCGCGAACCTTTCATGGAGCAGCCAAGCCCGCGGCTTCTTCGTGCCGGATCGCGATCTGGACGAACCGGAGTTGAAGCGTTGCTGGGTGAGCGAGGACAACCTCGAGCGTCGTCGGCGTGCGTTCGAACTGGCGGAGAAGAAGGGCGTGAGCCCGATCAACGTCGCCGCCGCCTGGGTGTTGGGCCGGCCGTTCGAGAGCTATGCCCTGATCGGCCCGCGCAACCTCCGCGAGCTACGCAGCAGCGTAACGGCGTTGGGCGTGACACTTACCGAAGCGGAGATGAAGTGGCTGGACTTGAATGACGAGTGA
- the purE gene encoding 5-(carboxyamino)imidazole ribonucleotide mutase, protein MQSPRVGIVMGSKSDWDTMAHAHETLNKLDVPHECQVVSAHRTPKKLYDYAESARGRGIQVIIAGAGGAAHLPGMLAAMTSVPVLGVPVQSKALSGMDSLLSIVQMPAGIPVGTLAIGRAGATNAALFAAAILAGTDDDLRERLDAYRAEQTQGADVPLPVD, encoded by the coding sequence ATGCAATCCCCCCGCGTCGGCATCGTCATGGGCAGCAAGTCCGACTGGGACACGATGGCCCACGCCCACGAAACCCTCAACAAGCTCGACGTGCCGCACGAGTGCCAGGTCGTCAGCGCCCACCGCACGCCGAAGAAGCTTTACGATTACGCCGAGTCTGCACGCGGGCGCGGTATCCAGGTCATCATCGCCGGTGCCGGCGGCGCGGCCCACCTGCCCGGCATGCTCGCGGCGATGACGTCGGTCCCGGTGCTCGGCGTGCCAGTGCAATCCAAAGCACTCTCGGGCATGGACTCGCTGCTGAGCATCGTGCAAATGCCCGCAGGCATCCCAGTCGGCACCCTCGCCATCGGCCGCGCCGGCGCGACCAACGCCGCCCTGTTCGCCGCCGCCATCCTCGCGGGCACCGACGACGACTTGCGCGAACGCCTCGACGCCTACCGCGCCGAGCAAACCCAAGGCGCCGACGTGCCGCTGCCAGTCGATTGA
- a CDS encoding MFS transporter yields the protein MQRPTVDLEYEQQPARVKLDKRAMATLFAVTLSGHIGFGIIIPQLPLFAERYWDSGFGVGLLFSVYSICQLIASPLLGALSDKIGRRPVLIVSQLGSCAGYVLLGWALLTEWSVPIYGYWVIFLSRIIDGFTAGNVGAAQAYIADVSRGDPGARSRALGLIGASFGIGFVIGPALGGLLSQWVAVSAPAFAAAGFTFGSAILAAAVLREPAKHVDSDNSLSFKSVTRVLSDRSTGPLIGAWFTAMLAFVMVEPVASLLLADERAFGFSEAQVGYFFGLVGLVIVLIQGGLIGRLVDAFGEWNLIIAGPAIVILGLLAYTGTTALPVLWLLGVAGVCGATGRSIHTVASAGLLSRYADDARQGTAYGVYNGAASLARVIGPLIAGAAFDLAMFAPFVIAIAVMVVALAWLLILRTRMRSLPEPATPEPVAA from the coding sequence TTGCAGCGTCCGACCGTCGATCTCGAGTACGAACAGCAGCCGGCGCGGGTCAAACTCGACAAGCGGGCGATGGCGACGCTGTTTGCCGTGACGCTCTCGGGGCACATCGGCTTCGGCATCATTATCCCGCAGTTGCCGTTGTTCGCCGAGCGGTATTGGGACAGCGGCTTTGGCGTCGGGTTGTTGTTCTCGGTGTATTCGATCTGCCAGTTGATCGCGTCACCGTTGCTCGGGGCGCTCTCGGACAAGATCGGGCGGCGGCCGGTGCTGATCGTCTCGCAACTCGGTTCGTGCGCGGGGTACGTGCTGCTCGGTTGGGCGCTGCTGACCGAGTGGTCGGTGCCGATCTACGGGTATTGGGTCATCTTCCTCTCGCGGATCATCGACGGGTTCACGGCGGGCAACGTCGGGGCGGCCCAGGCGTACATCGCCGACGTCTCGCGCGGCGATCCGGGGGCGCGTAGTCGTGCGCTCGGGCTCATCGGCGCGAGCTTCGGCATCGGGTTCGTCATCGGCCCGGCGTTGGGCGGATTGCTCAGCCAGTGGGTCGCCGTGAGCGCACCGGCGTTCGCGGCGGCAGGGTTCACGTTCGGCTCGGCGATCCTCGCCGCGGCTGTCCTGCGCGAGCCGGCCAAGCACGTCGACTCAGACAACAGCCTCTCGTTCAAGTCGGTGACGCGGGTGCTGTCGGATCGCTCGACCGGGCCACTGATCGGTGCGTGGTTCACGGCGATGCTCGCATTCGTGATGGTCGAGCCGGTGGCGTCGTTGCTGCTGGCGGATGAGCGTGCGTTCGGGTTCAGCGAGGCACAGGTCGGCTATTTCTTCGGCCTCGTGGGCCTAGTGATCGTGCTGATCCAGGGCGGACTCATCGGGCGCTTGGTCGACGCGTTCGGCGAGTGGAACCTGATCATCGCCGGGCCGGCGATCGTGATTCTCGGCCTGCTCGCCTACACCGGCACGACCGCACTGCCGGTGCTCTGGTTGCTCGGCGTCGCCGGTGTTTGCGGGGCGACCGGGCGGTCGATCCACACCGTTGCCAGTGCCGGCCTGCTCAGCCGCTACGCCGACGACGCCCGCCAGGGCACCGCCTACGGCGTCTACAACGGCGCGGCGAGTCTCGCCCGCGTCATCGGCCCGCTCATCGCCGGTGCCGCGTTCGACCTGGCCATGTTCGCCCCGTTCGTGATCGCGATAGCCGTGATGGTCGTTGCGCTCGCATGGTTGCTCATTCTCCGCACTCGCATGCGCAGCCTCCCCGAACCGGCCACCCCCGAGCCGGTCGCGGCGTGA